Below is a genomic region from Phragmites australis chromosome 20, lpPhrAust1.1, whole genome shotgun sequence.
TACACATCATGACCAATGGCCCCCTTCATTGTCATCACGATATTGTCTCATTACTTGCCGTCTTGCAGCAGTGATTTCTCTATTCTCTCGTTGGCTTGATTTGACACATCTCATTATTCTCGTCGTGTTCAAAGTCTCcaaagaaaaattcatatttGAGGTATTTGCTGAAGTACGAGTCGTGAAGGCGATACCCTCTTGTGGAGGAGTTTGTTTTACATTGACATTGTTCAAGAGTTGCACTCTTCGACACCATCTTCAATATCGGACTTCGGATGTATCATTTTTTATAAGTCTAGTGCTTAGTGTCCACTCTTCAAATGCAACATCATTGCATTCACGTTGCATTTGAGGAGGggtgttaagggtataatagtcaagggtaTAAAAGTCATCTCCTAGTCTAGGGTTTCCACCATCCACCTCTATATATAGTGCCCATTGTGCCTCAATGTAATCATCCTTCTTTTGTCATTCTATACAAAGTTAACACTCATGAGGTccttattgatttttttaaaaataatgggCAGATTGTCTGCACAGAACTGCTTATAATCTTTGGACATATTTCTATGTCCAAATGAACTGTCAAGGACCGGAGTTGGTTTACTTTGGTATGCCTCATGAGTTGCTggggaacttgaaaattttctaAGTTGTCTGGTCTGGTGTGAGCAACCCAGATTCCTAGACTAATAATGATCATGCCGGTTAGTCGCCTGAATTTTTTGTTTAGCGGATGACCAAGCTTATACCAGCACACAAGTATTTCTTTTGTTCATACTTCTCAAATGATAGGGATATGGCAGTAAAAAGAAATATCTGAGGGATGCATCCTAACAGTTTAGTTAGTAGCTAAGTGCAACAGGCTAGATGTTCttgatatatttatttattttttgcaaatttgtttGAAAGGTCTCAAACATTGTTGGGTTTGCCAACATCCgaaagttcaattttttttaaagttatcAGAAGTTGTCAAAACCTACCGAAAATAGAATCTTGAATCCTGTGCCTATTTTGTTTGTCCTTTTTTTTCCTGAGAACAGAATACTTTTTCTGGCATGACAAATATAATTATGTATTGTCTTCCTATTCCGATCCAGCAGTTGTTGAACTTTACTCACTGGTTGTGTTGTCTCGCTCTCTATTTTTATAGGATACAATGGCAGATATCcagttagggtgttacactataAAGTCCCATGGAACCAAATTGGCAAGATTGCACATGTATGATTGGATAATACTTCTCCTCCTTGCTGTCATAGACGGACTGTTGAATATAATTGAACCTTTTCACCGTTTTGTGGGGAGGGACATGATGACCGACTTGAGATATCCTTTGAAGGGCAATACAGTGCCGTTTTGGGCTGTTCCGGTATGTTCTGGGAACTTTGGGTATGGCTTGATCTCGTTACATTATTTTGTGCCATTCAAAAGATCTTGTCTGGTCTCTAACTGTTTTTCTAATTTGCAGCTAATTGGAATTTTACTACCATGTGCCATCTTTGGTGGAATTTACttcaagaaaaagaatttcTATGATTTGCACTATGGCATACTTGGTATTTTACATGTTTATTATGATCCCATCAATATACTGATATTGTATAGATGGGAAAAAAGAATCTgaaaatgaaaattttgcaGGGATTCTATACTCGGTGCTCATAACTGCAGTGATTACTGATGCACTTAAGGATGGTGTTGGTCGCCCACGTCCAGATTTTTTCTGGCGCTGTTTCCCTGATGGAAATGATGTAagataaaaatctaaaattaaacttATGTTTTTGTAGCAAGTTCCTCTGTGTTGATCTGCATTATGTTCTATTGTTCTACGAAATCTAGGAATCATTACATGTCTCTTTTCAGGTCTATGATAATATCACTACTGGTGTTATATGCCATGGAGAAAAGAGTGTTATCAAGGAAGGTCACAAGAGCTTTCCAAGTGGACACACTTCGTGTAAGTGATAGCATAATTGCATATGTACTCAAATAATCTTTAACAACATATGTTTTGTTTGTAATATTGGTTCCATACTTCCATGCACTTTTTGCCCAACTCTATGTGCTGCTATTTATAGAGGAAGAACATTTACACCTTTGAATATTCCCTGTCACTCGTGCCTATACAATACACCCAAATAGGTTTACTATAATTGTTTGATGTATCTAAAATACCCTTGCATACTCAATACTTGGAAAAAAGAACAATATTTCAGCACTGGATGGATTCTTGGGAAAAAATGGgtctacctctggtagtgtggTGTGCCTCGTGCATGCCAGTGCCAATCATAAGAGACAAGTGGCTGGCTTGGTGGCAAGCATGTTATCAGGAAGCAGAGAAGCTTAATGCGTGTACCAAGGCATCAGTTGGGCATGAGGACATCCTGTTTTGCAGAGGGCTTTTTGCAATCTGCAATGGTAGGGCTGGGGACCAGAGAGTGGCCTGCATGCAGTTGGTGCCACTAAGTAGTTTCAGACGTCGGGTTTATCTTGAGTCTTGCCTCCTATGTTATGGAAATATTTCTTGCTACAGACAATGTTACACAGGTGTTTATTGGGAGAC
It encodes:
- the LOC133901689 gene encoding lipid phosphate phosphatase 2-like isoform X1 gives rise to the protein MADIQLGCYTIKSHGTKLARLHMYDWIILLLLAVIDGLLNIIEPFHRFVGRDMMTDLRYPLKGNTVPFWAVPLIGILLPCAIFGGIYFKKKNFYDLHYGILGILYSVLITAVITDALKDGVGRPRPDFFWRCFPDGNDVYDNITTGVICHGEKSVIKEGHKSFPSGHTSCSFAGLGFLAWYLAGKITAFDRRGHVAKLCIVFLPLLTAALVGVSRVDDYWHHWQDVFAGALIGLTVASFCYLQFFPYPYDADAFWPHAYTFQLAEERNSRNANSYSVRPTEIETVNIPAHGGIALRDTSPILEDMESGRKIVTYESGLEMSQIP